One Fusobacterium ulcerans DNA segment encodes these proteins:
- a CDS encoding NAD(P)H-dependent oxidoreductase subunit E, whose product MEVNKEFYTELEEFINGLKDKKNDVKILNFVLEKLDAIPVEVQKFIADKTGLLEISIENTINFYPKFRNKAGGKKIKEVSICVGMTCGVYGKGFYDELAEILEVDENGVSKDGKILLTTKRCFGRCNKGPNVSIDGEIYSMMTMPELKNRLGLK is encoded by the coding sequence ATGGAAGTAAATAAAGAGTTTTATACTGAACTGGAAGAATTTATCAATGGATTGAAGGACAAAAAAAATGATGTAAAAATTCTTAACTTTGTATTGGAAAAGCTGGATGCTATTCCAGTAGAGGTACAAAAATTTATAGCAGATAAAACGGGATTACTTGAAATATCAATAGAAAATACAATAAATTTTTACCCTAAATTTAGAAATAAAGCTGGTGGGAAAAAAATTAAAGAAGTTTCTATATGTGTAGGAATGACTTGTGGTGTATATGGAAAAGGATTTTATGATGAGTTGGCTGAAATATTAGAAGTAGATGAAAATGGAGTATCAAAAGATGGAAAGATACTTTTAACAACAAAAAGATGTTTTGGAAGATGTAATAAAGGTCCAAATGTTTCAATTGACGGGGAAATTTATAGTATGATGACTATGCCTGAATTGAAAAATAGATTGGGATTGAAATAA
- the trpS gene encoding tryptophan--tRNA ligase encodes MKRSLSGIQPSGILHLGNYFGAISQFVKNQNSGEFEGFYFIADYHSLTSLTDPKSLKENTYNIVLDYLALGLDPDKSTIFLQSDIPEHVELSWLLSNVTPVGLLERGHSYKDKIAKGFTPNAGLMTYPVLMAADILIYDTDIVPVGKDQKQHLEMTRDIAMKFNQQYGVELFKLPDPLIMDNLAVIPGTDGQKMSKSYGNTINMFASKKELKKQVMSIVTDSTPLEEPKDPNNNIAKLYALFASIEKQNELKEKFLAGNFGYGHAKTELLNAILEYFGEARERREHLVENSDYVQEVLNEGAKKARAIAREKIMRAKEAVGLIGNAYK; translated from the coding sequence ATGAAAAGAAGTTTATCTGGTATTCAACCTAGCGGGATCCTTCATCTTGGAAACTACTTTGGTGCAATCAGCCAGTTTGTAAAAAATCAAAACAGTGGTGAATTTGAAGGTTTCTACTTTATCGCTGACTATCATTCGCTTACTTCCCTTACTGATCCAAAATCTTTAAAAGAAAATACATACAATATTGTATTAGATTATCTTGCTCTTGGATTAGATCCTGATAAGTCTACTATATTTCTTCAATCTGATATACCAGAACATGTTGAGCTTTCTTGGCTTCTTTCAAATGTTACTCCTGTAGGATTGTTAGAAAGAGGACATTCATATAAAGATAAAATAGCTAAAGGCTTCACTCCAAATGCTGGACTTATGACTTATCCTGTACTTATGGCTGCTGATATCCTTATCTATGATACTGATATAGTACCAGTTGGAAAAGATCAAAAACAACATCTTGAAATGACAAGGGATATTGCTATGAAATTTAATCAGCAGTATGGAGTTGAACTTTTCAAACTTCCTGATCCTCTTATCATGGACAATCTTGCAGTTATTCCAGGAACAGATGGACAAAAAATGAGTAAATCTTATGGAAACACAATAAATATGTTTGCTTCTAAAAAAGAGCTTAAAAAGCAGGTTATGAGTATCGTTACTGATTCTACCCCTTTAGAAGAACCAAAAGATCCAAATAATAATATAGCAAAACTTTATGCTCTTTTTGCTTCTATTGAAAAACAAAACGAACTTAAAGAAAAATTCCTTGCTGGAAACTTTGGTTATGGTCATGCTAAGACTGAACTTTTAAATGCTATCCTTGAATATTTTGGAGAAGCAAGAGAGAGAAGAGAGCACTTAGTGGAAAACAGTGATTATGTACAAGAAGTTCTTAATGAGGGAGCTAAAAAAGCAAGAGCTATTGCTAGAGAAAAAATCATGAGAGCTAAAGAAGCTGTAGGGCTTATAGGAAACGCTTATAAATAA
- the gltX gene encoding glutamate--tRNA ligase, with the protein MEKRVRTRIAPSPTGDPHVGTAYIALFNLAFAHINNGDFILRIEDTDQNRYTAGSEQMIFDALKWLDLTYAEGPDVGGPYGPYRQSERFELYGDYAKQLVEKGGAYYCFCTQERLEKLRERQKAMGKAPGYDGHCRSLTPEEIQAKLAAGEPYVIRLKMPYEGETIIKDRLRGDIVFENNKIDDQVLLKADGYPTYHLANVVDDHLMEVTHVIRAEEWIASTPKHIQLYKAFGWDAPEFIHMPLLRNADRTKISKRKNPVSLNWYRDEGYLKEGIVNFLGLMGYSFGENKEIFTLEEFKDNFNIDKVSLGGPVFDLVKLGWVNNQHMRMKDLDELSKLAVPFFQQQGHVGENVSEKEYEAIVKIVGILRESAQTLKEIAVEATAYYQDEFELPEVNEEMNKKERKSVEKLCSSIEDPVGKESIKLFMDKLEKWEKDEFTVDEAKDLLHHTMDEIGEGPAKVFMPLRAVITGQARGADLFNVLYIIGKERTLKRMKTMIAKYNVL; encoded by the coding sequence ATGGAAAAGAGAGTAAGAACTAGAATAGCACCATCACCTACTGGAGATCCTCATGTAGGGACTGCGTATATAGCGCTTTTCAACTTAGCATTTGCACATATTAATAACGGAGACTTTATTTTAAGAATAGAGGACACTGATCAGAATAGATATACTGCCGGTTCAGAACAGATGATTTTTGATGCGTTAAAGTGGCTTGATCTGACTTATGCAGAAGGTCCAGATGTAGGAGGACCTTATGGGCCATACAGACAATCAGAGAGATTTGAACTTTATGGTGACTATGCAAAACAATTAGTAGAAAAAGGTGGAGCATACTATTGTTTCTGTACACAAGAAAGACTTGAAAAATTAAGAGAAAGACAAAAAGCTATGGGAAAAGCTCCAGGGTATGATGGACATTGCAGATCATTAACTCCTGAAGAAATTCAAGCTAAATTAGCTGCTGGAGAACCATATGTAATAAGATTAAAAATGCCTTATGAAGGTGAAACTATCATAAAAGACAGACTGAGAGGAGATATCGTATTTGAAAATAATAAGATAGATGATCAAGTGCTTTTAAAAGCAGATGGATATCCTACTTATCACCTTGCCAATGTAGTTGATGACCATTTAATGGAAGTTACTCATGTAATAAGAGCAGAGGAATGGATAGCTTCAACACCTAAACATATTCAGTTGTACAAAGCTTTTGGATGGGATGCACCAGAATTTATTCATATGCCTTTACTTAGAAATGCAGACAGAACTAAAATATCTAAGAGAAAAAATCCTGTATCATTAAACTGGTATAGAGATGAAGGATATCTTAAAGAAGGTATAGTAAACTTCTTAGGACTTATGGGATATTCATTTGGAGAAAATAAAGAAATATTTACATTGGAAGAGTTTAAAGATAACTTTAATATAGATAAAGTATCTCTTGGAGGACCTGTATTTGACCTTGTGAAACTAGGATGGGTAAATAATCAGCATATGAGAATGAAAGATCTTGATGAACTTTCTAAATTAGCTGTTCCTTTCTTCCAACAGCAAGGACATGTGGGAGAAAATGTTTCTGAAAAAGAATATGAAGCTATTGTTAAAATAGTTGGAATATTAAGAGAAAGTGCTCAAACTCTAAAAGAGATTGCGGTAGAAGCAACAGCTTACTATCAGGATGAATTTGAACTTCCAGAAGTAAATGAAGAAATGAATAAAAAAGAGAGAAAAAGTGTAGAAAAATTATGTTCATCTATAGAAGATCCAGTTGGAAAAGAATCTATAAAATTATTTATGGACAAACTTGAGAAATGGGAAAAAGATGAATTTACAGTAGATGAGGCAAAAGATCTATTACATCATACAATGGATGAAATAGGAGAAGGACCAGCAAAAGTATTTATGCCATTGAGAGCAGTAATTACTGGTCAAGCTAGAGGAGCTGACCTTTTCAATGTTCTTTACATAATAGGAAAAGAAAGAACATTAAAAAGAATGAAGACTATGATAGCTAAATACAACGTTCTTTAA
- a CDS encoding tetratricopeptide repeat protein, with the protein MLKTELLKTEIFRDYSDKDLVKEEEEIRFSLLENPQNIENLKSLAAILYYKRDYNGAIKLYEKIVNTNPENADYAAFLGYLYYENENYENAIDYFNKSLEIAPDNSFAHFLLGNTYSRAGLIKEAINSYDFAIFLDLDIYTAHLDFAKKYEAIGQKQRALKEYIIAYEIDPREKSIINKINELKADIGSKKY; encoded by the coding sequence TTGTTAAAAACAGAATTATTAAAAACTGAGATATTCAGGGATTATAGTGATAAAGATCTGGTTAAAGAGGAAGAGGAAATAAGATTTTCACTTTTAGAAAATCCTCAAAACATAGAAAATTTAAAAAGTTTAGCAGCAATATTATATTATAAAAGAGACTATAATGGAGCAATCAAGTTATACGAGAAGATAGTGAACACGAATCCTGAAAATGCAGATTATGCAGCTTTTTTAGGATATCTTTATTATGAAAATGAAAATTATGAGAATGCTATTGATTATTTCAACAAGTCATTGGAAATAGCACCAGATAATTCATTTGCTCATTTTCTTCTTGGAAATACTTATTCTAGAGCAGGACTTATAAAAGAAGCCATTAACAGCTATGATTTTGCTATATTTTTGGACTTAGATATTTATACTGCACATTTAGACTTTGCAAAAAAATATGAGGCAATAGGTCAGAAGCAAAGAGCTTTAAAAGAATATATCATAGCTTATGAAATAGACCCTAGAGAAAAGAGTATTATCAATAAGATAAATGAATTAAAAGCGGATATAGGATCTAAGAAATATTAA
- the prfB gene encoding peptide chain release factor 2 (programmed frameshift), whose product MDILDIKREFSEYKQKISDIRGSLDLEKREKKISELEKMTMEENFWNDKRSSSAIIKEMNDEKEIVAEFKKLESEMGEEEVLIDFVEMGEADFQTELEEKHMILGKDIDHFDTRLLLDGEFDSNNAIVTIHSGAGGTEACDWADMLYRMYSRWCNEKKYKISEMDFMPGDSVGIKSITFLVEGRNAYGYMKSEKGIHRLVRISPFDANKKRHTSFASVEVMPEVDESVEVNIDAGDLRIDTYRASGAGGQHVNMTDSAVRITHIPTGIVVTCQRERSQLNNRETAMKMLKSKLIELEMKKKEEEMKRIQGEQSEIGWGNQIRSYVFQPYTLVKDHRTSAESGNIKAVMDGDIDIFINTYLRWNKTK is encoded by the exons TTGGATATATTAGACATAAAAAGAGAATTCTCTGAATATAAGCAAAAAATAAGTGATATAAGGGGGTCTCTT GACCTAGAAAAAAGAGAAAAAAAGATATCAGAGCTTGAGAAAATGACTATGGAAGAAAATTTCTGGAATGATAAGAGAAGCAGTTCAGCTATTATAAAAGAGATGAATGATGAAAAGGAAATTGTAGCTGAATTTAAAAAACTGGAATCAGAAATGGGAGAAGAGGAAGTATTAATAGATTTTGTTGAGATGGGTGAAGCAGATTTTCAGACTGAGCTTGAAGAAAAACATATGATACTTGGAAAAGATATAGATCACTTTGATACAAGACTTCTTTTAGATGGAGAATTTGATTCTAATAATGCTATTGTTACTATTCACTCAGGAGCTGGAGGAACAGAAGCTTGTGATTGGGCAGATATGCTCTACAGAATGTATTCAAGATGGTGCAATGAAAAAAAATATAAAATAAGTGAAATGGATTTTATGCCTGGAGACAGTGTGGGAATAAAATCTATAACTTTTCTTGTAGAGGGCAGAAATGCTTATGGATATATGAAAAGTGAAAAAGGAATTCACAGACTTGTAAGAATTTCTCCTTTTGATGCCAATAAAAAAAGGCATACATCTTTTGCTTCAGTGGAAGTTATGCCAGAAGTAGATGAAAGTGTAGAGGTAAATATAGATGCTGGAGATTTGAGAATAGATACATACAGAGCCAGTGGAGCTGGAGGTCAGCATGTAAATATGACAGACTCAGCAGTAAGAATTACTCATATTCCAACAGGGATAGTTGTTACATGCCAAAGGGAAAGATCTCAGTTGAATAACAGAGAAACAGCTATGAAAATGTTAAAATCTAAATTGATTGAACTTGAAATGAAGAAAAAAGAAGAAGAAATGAAGAGAATACAGGGAGAACAAAGTGAAATAGGATGGGGAAATCAAATAAGATCATATGTATTCCAGCCTTACACTTTGGTGAAAGATCACAGAACATCAGCTGAATCAGGAAATATCAAGGCTGTTATGGATGGAGACATAGATATTTTTATAAATACATATCTAAGATGGAATAAAACAAAATAA
- a CDS encoding ribose-phosphate diphosphokinase, with protein sequence MVKSENVKIFAGTSNVALATKIAERYGLPLGEAEVVRFKDGEVFVKIDETVRGRDVFVVQSTSEPVNENLMELLIFIDALKRASAKSITVIIPYYGYARQDRKSSPREPITSKLVANLLTKSGANRIVAMDLHADQIQGFFDIPVDHMQALPLMVKYFMKKGLYGDDVVVVSPDIGGVKRARKLAEWLDCKIAIIDKRRPKPNMSEVMNLIGEVQGKTAIFIDDMIDTAGTITNGAAAIIARGAKEAYACCTHAVFSDPAIERLAESPLKEVIVTDSIALPERKKLDKITVLSVDEIFSEAINRIVNNQSVSELFEKAETKRNVK encoded by the coding sequence ATGGTTAAATCTGAAAATGTTAAGATTTTTGCTGGGACATCAAATGTGGCTTTGGCTACAAAAATCGCTGAGAGGTATGGACTGCCACTAGGAGAAGCAGAAGTAGTTAGATTTAAAGATGGAGAGGTTTTTGTTAAAATTGATGAAACAGTTAGAGGTAGAGATGTGTTTGTTGTACAATCAACTTCAGAACCTGTTAACGAAAATTTAATGGAACTTTTAATTTTCATCGACGCATTGAAAAGAGCATCTGCAAAAAGTATCACTGTCATCATTCCTTACTATGGATATGCAAGACAAGATAGAAAATCTAGTCCTAGAGAACCAATTACTTCTAAATTAGTAGCAAATTTATTAACAAAATCAGGGGCTAACAGAATTGTTGCCATGGACCTACATGCTGATCAAATACAAGGATTTTTTGACATCCCAGTTGATCATATGCAAGCTTTACCATTAATGGTAAAATATTTCATGAAGAAAGGGCTTTATGGAGATGATGTAGTAGTAGTTTCTCCAGATATTGGTGGAGTAAAAAGAGCTAGAAAATTAGCTGAATGGCTAGATTGTAAAATAGCTATCATCGATAAAAGAAGACCTAAACCAAATATGTCAGAGGTTATGAATCTAATAGGAGAAGTTCAAGGAAAAACTGCTATATTCATAGATGACATGATTGATACAGCTGGAACTATTACAAATGGTGCTGCTGCTATAATTGCAAGAGGAGCAAAGGAAGCTTATGCTTGTTGTACACATGCAGTATTCTCTGATCCTGCTATTGAAAGATTAGCAGAATCTCCTTTAAAAGAAGTTATAGTAACTGACTCTATTGCTTTACCAGAAAGAAAGAAATTAGATAAAATAACTGTTCTTTCAGTTGATGAAATCTTCTCAGAAGCTATTAACAGAATTGTAAATAATCAATCAGTTTCTGAATTGTTTGAAAAAGCTGAAACAAAAAGAAATGTTAAATAA
- a CDS encoding J domain-containing protein encodes MIYSVSLVFILIIFLFIGMAFGFNRAVALIPVLFILFLIVAFFGWFAVNFFWLILLVMLINYIKNQNQPKGTKKRTYYYKFERTEDFDDFFRQAGQQNGGYSYGGNSGNPFGYAEDKTKYYKILGVNSNSTKEEIKKAYRDLVKQHHPDRFTNASEADKKYHENRIKEINEAYDKLSKDFS; translated from the coding sequence ATGATATATAGTGTTTCATTAGTATTTATACTAATAATATTTTTATTTATAGGGATGGCATTTGGATTTAACAGAGCAGTAGCTCTTATTCCAGTTTTGTTTATCCTCTTCTTAATTGTTGCGTTTTTTGGATGGTTTGCAGTAAACTTTTTTTGGCTGATACTTCTTGTAATGCTGATAAATTATATTAAAAATCAAAATCAGCCTAAAGGCACTAAAAAAAGAACGTATTACTATAAGTTTGAAAGAACAGAGGATTTTGATGATTTTTTTCGTCAGGCTGGTCAACAAAATGGAGGGTATTCTTATGGGGGAAATTCTGGAAATCCCTTTGGATATGCTGAAGATAAAACAAAATATTATAAAATTTTAGGTGTTAACTCTAATTCAACAAAAGAGGAGATAAAAAAAGCTTATAGAGATCTTGTAAAACAGCATCATCCTGATAGGTTTACCAATGCAAGCGAGGCAGATAAGAAATACCATGAAAATAGAATAAAAGAGATAAATGAGGCTTACGATAAATTGTCAAAAGATTTTTCTTAG
- the glmU gene encoding bifunctional UDP-N-acetylglucosamine diphosphorylase/glucosamine-1-phosphate N-acetyltransferase GlmU, with the protein MKLKTLILAAGKGTRMKSELPKVIHEVNGIPMISKIIKVLEVLKPEENILILGHKKEEVLKVVGEDADYVVQTEQLGTGHAVLQAKDKLKDYDGDVMVLCGDTPLLREETLEELYKFHRDTDSVTTILTSIYDNPFGYGRIVKKNGLVKAIVEEKEADAEIKKIKEVNAGVYCFKGRELFDALSKITNNNEKGEYYLTDVIGIQVGEGKKVQSFVLNDNIEILGVNSKVELAQASKVLRDRKNIDLMEKGAILIDPSAVYAEEDVVVGRDTVIYPGAILQGKTVIGENCQILGTTRIIDSTLGNDIKVESSVIEESILEDGVTMGPFAHLRPKSHLKEKVHVGNFVEVKKSTLEKGVKAGHLTYLGDAQIGEDTNIGAGTITCNYDGKNKFKTVIGKNSFIGSDSMLVAPVIIGENALVGAGSVITKDVPDNSLAVSRSKQIIKNDWRK; encoded by the coding sequence ATGAAACTGAAAACATTGATTCTTGCTGCTGGAAAAGGTACTAGAATGAAGTCAGAACTTCCTAAAGTTATTCATGAGGTAAATGGAATTCCAATGATTTCTAAAATAATCAAAGTTTTAGAGGTTTTAAAACCTGAAGAAAACATACTTATTTTAGGACATAAAAAAGAAGAAGTTTTGAAAGTGGTAGGAGAAGATGCAGATTATGTAGTGCAAACTGAGCAACTTGGAACAGGACATGCAGTGCTGCAAGCAAAAGATAAATTAAAAGACTATGATGGAGATGTAATGGTACTGTGCGGAGATACTCCTCTGTTAAGAGAAGAAACTTTGGAAGAACTTTATAAATTCCATAGAGATACAGATTCAGTGACGACAATACTTACTTCTATCTATGATAATCCATTTGGTTATGGAAGAATAGTGAAAAAAAATGGATTAGTTAAAGCAATAGTTGAAGAAAAAGAGGCAGATGCTGAAATTAAGAAAATAAAAGAAGTAAATGCTGGAGTTTACTGTTTCAAAGGAAGAGAACTTTTTGATGCTCTTTCAAAAATAACTAATAACAATGAAAAAGGGGAATATTACCTCACTGATGTAATAGGTATACAAGTAGGAGAAGGGAAAAAAGTACAAAGTTTTGTGTTGAATGACAATATAGAAATATTGGGAGTAAACTCAAAAGTAGAACTTGCTCAGGCTTCAAAAGTATTGAGAGATAGAAAAAATATAGATCTTATGGAAAAAGGGGCTATCCTTATAGATCCATCAGCTGTATATGCAGAAGAAGATGTAGTGGTAGGACGAGATACTGTTATTTATCCTGGAGCAATACTGCAAGGTAAAACAGTAATTGGTGAAAATTGTCAAATTTTAGGAACTACTAGAATAATAGATAGTACTTTAGGAAATGATATCAAAGTGGAAAGTTCTGTAATAGAGGAAAGTATACTGGAAGACGGAGTAACTATGGGACCTTTTGCACATTTGAGACCAAAAAGCCATTTAAAAGAAAAAGTACATGTGGGAAACTTTGTAGAAGTGAAAAAATCTACTCTGGAAAAAGGAGTAAAAGCTGGACATCTAACTTATTTGGGAGATGCTCAGATTGGTGAGGACACAAATATTGGTGCTGGAACTATAACTTGTAATTATGATGGAAAAAACAAGTTTAAAACTGTTATAGGAAAGAATTCTTTTATTGGAAGTGATTCTATGCTGGTAGCTCCAGTAATCATTGGAGAAAATGCTCTGGTAGGAGCAGGATCAGTAATAACTAAGGATGTTCCTGATAACTCATTGGCTGTATCGAGAAGTAAACAAATTATTAAAAATGATTGGAGGAAATAA
- the murI gene encoding glutamate racemase, translated as MKKDYSIGVFDSGVGGTTVLKIMAEILPHENMIYYADSGNAPYGKKTVEELQSLCFNIMDFFLKNRCKAVVIACNTATAAALTAIKERYDIPVIGVITPGSKAAANISKNGHIAVLATPFTANSNAYGEEIKKFAKKASVYQEGCSELCTMIEEGWETFEDRGEILDGHISQFPGSADTLVLGCTHYPIIREDIEKYFSGKIVDPARETVIELIESLRDEDMLNNSKEKGKIEFFVSGDKEQFRRTAEKFLGFEVKKLYQIEK; from the coding sequence ATGAAGAAAGATTACAGTATTGGAGTATTTGACTCTGGAGTTGGAGGCACAACTGTACTAAAGATAATGGCAGAAATATTACCCCATGAAAATATGATATATTATGCTGACAGTGGAAACGCTCCATATGGGAAAAAAACTGTAGAAGAACTGCAAAGTCTATGCTTTAATATAATGGATTTTTTTCTGAAAAATAGATGCAAAGCTGTTGTTATAGCATGCAATACTGCTACAGCTGCCGCTTTAACTGCAATAAAAGAAAGATATGATATACCTGTGATAGGAGTGATAACTCCAGGATCAAAAGCAGCTGCAAATATAAGTAAAAATGGACATATAGCTGTACTAGCAACTCCATTTACTGCTAATTCAAATGCTTATGGAGAGGAAATAAAAAAGTTTGCTAAAAAAGCTTCTGTTTATCAAGAAGGATGCTCTGAACTATGTACTATGATAGAAGAGGGATGGGAAACTTTTGAAGATAGAGGAGAAATTTTAGATGGACATATATCTCAATTTCCAGGATCAGCAGATACATTAGTACTGGGATGTACTCACTATCCTATTATAAGAGAGGATATAGAGAAGTATTTTTCTGGAAAGATAGTTGATCCAGCTAGAGAAACTGTTATTGAACTTATTGAGAGTTTGAGAGATGAAGATATGCTGAATAACTCTAAAGAAAAAGGGAAAATAGAATTCTTTGTTAGTGGAGATAAAGAACAATTCAGAAGGACAGCAGAAAAGTTTTTAGGATTTGAAGTAAAAAAACTTTATCAAATAGAAAAATAA
- the acpS gene encoding holo-ACP synthase, with translation MILGIGNDIVEITRIEKAISNEKFKKRVYTEKEIEITEKKGSKAASYAGRFSAKEAISKALGTGVRDFNLTDIEILNDELGKPYVVFKNILKDKMAGMRMEISISHSKEYATAVAVMFKRSAEDGSK, from the coding sequence ATGATTCTAGGGATAGGAAATGATATTGTAGAGATAACAAGAATAGAAAAAGCTATATCTAATGAAAAATTCAAAAAGAGAGTATATACAGAAAAAGAGATAGAGATTACAGAAAAAAAAGGCAGTAAAGCTGCCAGTTATGCTGGAAGATTTTCAGCAAAAGAAGCAATATCTAAAGCATTGGGAACAGGGGTAAGAGATTTTAATCTGACTGATATAGAAATATTAAATGATGAACTGGGAAAGCCATATGTTGTATTTAAAAATATATTAAAAGACAAAATGGCAGGTATGAGAATGGAAATATCCATTTCTCATTCTAAAGAGTATGCAACAGCAGTAGCAGTTATGTTTAAAAGGAGTGCTGAAGATGGAAGTAAATAA
- a CDS encoding aminoglycoside phosphotransferase family protein: MLFSFKGIPSSENWTIISKVKKGWSNDKKYYIETKDNKKLLLRTSDIKFYENKRKEFEFIKIVNALDFQMSKALYFGKDIEDSYVYMILNWIEGKTLDEILPHLSEKKQYLLGIEAGQILKKIHSIPVEEKDIPPNKEKYLLWKLENFEKGFNRVKNDSKVLKYVRDNIDLANSSAAVYLHGDFHVGNLILTPDEHIGVIDFNRYSCGNRYEEFFKLQSFSIESSIPFSIGQIHGYFNDDPPHKFWKNFSFYCAFSSLISIAWAENFDDNEITGMKNRYYETYKHFDGFEKIIPSWYITKKEVSF; the protein is encoded by the coding sequence ATGCTTTTTTCATTTAAAGGTATACCTTCTTCAGAAAATTGGACAATTATATCTAAGGTAAAAAAAGGTTGGTCAAATGACAAGAAATATTACATTGAAACCAAAGATAATAAAAAGCTTCTTCTACGTACTTCTGATATCAAATTTTATGAAAATAAAAGAAAAGAATTTGAATTTATAAAAATAGTAAATGCCTTAGATTTCCAAATGTCTAAGGCTTTATATTTTGGAAAAGATATTGAAGATTCTTATGTATATATGATATTAAATTGGATTGAGGGAAAAACATTAGATGAAATCCTACCTCATTTATCTGAAAAGAAACAATATCTTTTAGGAATTGAAGCTGGTCAGATATTAAAAAAAATTCATTCTATCCCAGTAGAAGAAAAAGACATCCCTCCAAATAAAGAAAAATATCTTCTTTGGAAATTAGAAAATTTTGAAAAAGGTTTCAACAGAGTGAAAAATGATTCTAAGGTTTTAAAATATGTTAGAGATAATATAGATTTAGCAAATTCCTCTGCTGCTGTTTATCTTCATGGTGATTTTCATGTTGGAAATCTCATTCTTACCCCTGATGAACATATAGGTGTTATTGACTTTAATCGTTATAGTTGTGGTAATAGGTATGAAGAGTTTTTTAAACTACAAAGTTTCAGTATAGAAAGCAGTATTCCATTTTCTATTGGGCAGATTCATGGATACTTTAATGATGACCCCCCTCATAAATTTTGGAAAAATTTTTCTTTTTATTGTGCTTTTTCATCTTTAATTTCAATAGCTTGGGCTGAAAATTTTGATGACAATGAAATCACTGGAATGAAAAATAGATATTATGAAACTTATAAGCATTTTGATGGATTTGAAAAAATTATTCCGTCATGGTATATAACAAAAAAAGAAGTATCTTTTTAA
- a CDS encoding L-threonylcarbamoyladenylate synthase produces MNKVKYTSLNADYDEIGRLLKDGNLIIYPTDTVYGVGGIIESDEAITKVYKAKERSFKSPLIVLVSDVSKIEEIAYIEEKNREKIEKLIKKFWPGGLTIILNKKENVPDIMVSGGKTVGVRMPDLDTALKIIEAAGGLLPTTSANISGEATPKSYEELSEAFKERVEILVDGGKCPIGNASTIIDMSDKPKILRTGAISIEEIEKIIGKLNGEEIN; encoded by the coding sequence ATGAACAAAGTAAAATATACTTCTTTAAATGCCGACTATGATGAGATAGGAAGACTATTAAAAGATGGAAATTTAATAATTTATCCTACAGATACAGTGTATGGTGTGGGAGGAATAATAGAATCTGATGAAGCTATAACTAAAGTATATAAAGCTAAAGAAAGAAGTTTTAAATCACCTCTTATTGTTTTAGTAAGTGATGTATCTAAAATAGAAGAAATAGCATATATTGAAGAAAAAAATAGAGAAAAAATAGAAAAACTGATAAAAAAATTCTGGCCTGGAGGACTTACTATTATACTGAATAAAAAAGAGAATGTTCCAGATATAATGGTATCAGGTGGAAAAACAGTAGGAGTCAGAATGCCTGATCTTGATACTGCTTTAAAGATAATTGAAGCAGCTGGAGGATTACTTCCTACTACAAGTGCGAACATATCTGGTGAGGCCACACCAAAAAGCTATGAGGAACTTTCAGAGGCTTTTAAAGAGAGAGTGGAGATATTAGTTGATGGAGGAAAATGCCCAATAGGAAATGCCTCAACTATAATAGATATGAGTGACAAACCAAAGATACTTAGAACAGGAGCCATATCTATTGAAGAGATAGAAAAAATTATTGGAAAATTAAATGGGGAGGAAATAAATTAA